The stretch of DNA GACAATtgcaaaaaaagcgaaacaacaagaacatcaCCGAGCCCCACAAGGAATAGTCGCTGTCATAAGAGCGAGCGGCCCGAAATGAATTAGTTCTTATATTTAGTCATCAatcacagcacacacaaacacacaccacacgcacTCACGTAAAgcacaaatttgttgttgattttgttatCATGGCCTATCTGCTGACATTCGGCATTATTGCGGCCCTTTTTCTGGCCAGCATCTCGCTGTATCGCTATGGCAACATACCACGTCAGCACATCCTGGTCACTCTGTCAGTGCTGACAGCCTGGTGTTTCTCGTTTCTGATTGTCTTCACCATACCGCTGGACGTGACTTCGGTGAGTATTGGACATATGACCAACCCATATGGTTGATAAAAACTCGCCATTGCAGACACTCTACCGGCAATGCCTGGCGGAACACAAGCTGGCTCTGGACGCAGCAGACAATACCAGCACAACGGCGCCGGCCAATGTAACCCCACCGCCCGAATGCCAGGAACCGTGGGGAATGGTGCCCGAGTCGGTGTACCCCAATTTGTGGCGCATCATCTACTGGAGTTCGCAGTTCCTCACCTGGTTGATTATGCCATTGATGCAGTCGTACCTCAAGGCTGGTGACTTTACAATCAAAGGCAAACTGAAGTCGGCGCTCATCGAGAATGCCATCTACTATGGCTCCTATTTGTTTATCTGCGGCGTCCTGCTCATCTACATTGCAGTCAAGGGCGTGCCTCTGGACTGGCAGAAGCTAAAGGCAATTGCCTCGTCGGCCTCGAACACCTGGGGCCTGTTCCTGCTTATCCTGTTGCTGGGCTACGCCCTGGTGGAGGTTCCACGCTCGCTGTGGAACAACGCCAAGCCGGGATTCACTTTGCAATACGCCTACTTCAAGGCAGCCAAACTCAGCACGGACAAGGCGGAGGCCGAGGAGCATGTGGATGACATACTAGAGTCGCTGCAGTGCATCAGTCGGGTGGTGCCCAACAACCATGAGCTGCGTCCCTGCGTGGAGACCATCATGCGGAAGGTTCCAATCGAACTGCAGGAGCGGGCCAGCAGGAATTTCTCCCGCACTGGAGGCAGCGGCATGGGAGCGACTAGCTCCACCATTTTGCCCTCGGAAAAGGCTCTGGTACGCATCCACAAGCAGGTGATCAAATCCCTGCAGACGCTGCAGCGCACTGAGGCGCTGTGGAGTGTGCAGGTGAAGACAGTCCTTCATCTGGAGGATGTGGACAGGAACATTCACTCAGCCGAGCGGCGCTTCAAGTCGGAATTTCCGCGACAACGCACACAGCTGGAGAGGATATGCTACAGTGCCACATTGCAGTGGTATTGGGAGTGTCTACTGAAGGCGCCGTTCCTCAAGACTCTTTGTGTGGTCACTGCCACCATGTCCGCCATGGTGGTGTGGAGTGAACTGACCTTCTTCAGCCGCAAGCCAGTGCTCTCCATATTCGCCAATGTAATCTATTTGGCGAAGGAAAGCTACGATTTCTTTACCATTGAAGTATTCTCCATGGTGGTTCTGTGCTACTTCTTCTACTGCACCTATTCCACCATTCTGCGCATTCGCTTCCTGAATCTGTACTATCTGGCGCCCCACCACCAGACCAATGAGCACAGCCTCATCTTCAGTGGCATG from Drosophila subobscura isolate 14011-0131.10 chromosome O, UCBerk_Dsub_1.0, whole genome shotgun sequence encodes:
- the LOC117897632 gene encoding LMBR1 domain-containing protein 2 homolog, with amino-acid sequence MAYLLTFGIIAALFLASISLYRYGNIPRQHILVTLSVLTAWCFSFLIVFTIPLDVTSTLYRQCLAEHKLALDAADNTSTTAPANVTPPPECQEPWGMVPESVYPNLWRIIYWSSQFLTWLIMPLMQSYLKAGDFTIKGKLKSALIENAIYYGSYLFICGVLLIYIAVKGVPLDWQKLKAIASSASNTWGLFLLILLLGYALVEVPRSLWNNAKPGFTLQYAYFKAAKLSTDKAEAEEHVDDILESLQCISRVVPNNHELRPCVETIMRKVPIELQERASRNFSRTGGSGMGATSSTILPSEKALVRIHKQVIKSLQTLQRTEALWSVQVKTVLHLEDVDRNIHSAERRFKSEFPRQRTQLERICYSATLQWYWECLLKAPFLKTLCVVTATMSAMVVWSELTFFSRKPVLSIFANVIYLAKESYDFFTIEVFSMVVLCYFFYCTYSTILRIRFLNLYYLAPHHQTNEHSLIFSGMLLCRLTPPMCLNFLGLIHMDSHIIPERMMETYYTRIMGHMDVIGIISNGFNIYFPMCMLAFCLSTWFSLGSRALNALGFQQFLQNETIATELVQEGKDLIAREKRRRQRAEEAMARRRDFNRPDPTVASNDYMNKYRPGAGALASSRTPADGLLRDGDGSFDYAAVASSSALGVPRSLSEEINDRFGVSTQVGFRGTNELDQDYEAEHERRIVGPPPRGLFDDV